The genomic DNA GAAagggaaagaaaaacaaacgCAACCAGCCTGATGTAACACATCAGCCCTCACCACATAACTTAGACTCACAGTTTGTTTGTAGCCAAACTGAGGCGTAATGTTTTTTTCCCAAGTCCAACAGCGCCCTGGAGGTCTGCCAAGGCCCGTCTCTGATCTCTCTCACTCTCAAAACTCACAAACCCGCAGCACCTACAAACAAACCATTTAGAAATGGAAATGTATGGAAATGAAAGGCCGTGTGCTGGAGCTCTATAGTCAGATCTCACTTTGAGTAGCCATCGCCGTCCCGAATGATCTTCCCACCGCAACACGATGAGAAATGATAATGAAAAAACTCGTACAGCATACCATCATCCACGTCTGCTGTGAGATCCGACacaaaaagagagaaagtgGAACTGCAGAAGACAGCGGTGATAAGAACAAGTTTGATGGATTGCTGACTGCACAGAACCTCATGGGCCAAAACACAATGCTCCTCTCCAAATCTTTTTATTTACTTGGCCTGAATTGTCTGTAACCTAATGCAGTATTCCTGACTCACACTAGTTTGAAACAATCAACTGAAGATATGGACAAAATCAAAATACTACTATGATTTTACAAAGCATTTCTCACCGACTTTCCCCGTGCTTCCCGTAATTGGCCCGACTCAACTTGAACCTTTTAGACTGAAAAGAGTGCAAAAATCTAAGAGATTCTGTCAGCAAAGTCAAACTGTATGAATGCAGTAAAATGTTGTGAATGATTACAGGAGTAGCACCAGGTAAAGATTTTCCATTCACTTTGCGAAGGCATCTCTCTACCGCCGTCTCGTCCACCAGATCCACAAAACCATAACCTGCGGGTTTTCTGCAGAGATGATTAACATTTATAAACTAAATTAGCTAATGTACAgataaaacagacagacaggcagatatcCCTCACCCTGTTACTTTGTCTCGGATTATTCTGACTCTCAGCACAGTTTCTCCCATTTGAGCAAAAGCTCTGGATATAAACTCTTCAGTCATGTAGGGCTCCAGCTATCAACACAGACACATTTATTACTGCCATGTTCTCTGACACATGCCGTGTAGGAAAGGGATTCAAAAGGTGCTGGTACACATAATAAAGCAAGTTGATTATAATATCAACAACAACTTTGCTGCTATTTTTCACTCACGTTGCCCATCCAGAGGCTACTCATTTTATCTTCATGTGTTCTCTGAATAAATTTgaagttttgatgttttaaagtaagttacAAACCGGGATTTCCTTATTGGTGTTTTGGATGTAAAGTCGGTTTAAAGAATGAACACGTGTCAGTGTTTATAGATAACTCTGCTGTCCAACAGCGCCACCAAGAGGCAAGAATCACAAGTGTTTACTGTGAAGTTCTCACTGTTGGGcgctaaaaataaaatgaactcagttatttttttaaaagaatgaATTAACTTCTTCAATACTTTAACTACTTTTAAAGATTGTTTTCCTTTATTTAACTGGCAGTTACATTGCCACTAACATGACAATAATCATCGCAGCAtacaaaatagaaaaatatattgaacaaaacataaacaaaataaaagaaaagaaaaaagagaaagaaaaagacaTGCGGTCATAAAGTAAAAGCTTTacgttatttattatttaaataataattattattatttttcaacCAAGTAGTAAACAAAAATTTTGTTTAGCCcacttttttgtttatgtatatGGTATTTCcccataataataattaaaaagatTAACAATAGGTTAATTTGGTCGTAATCTTtctctatttaaaaaataaagaataaaactACTTTTAAGGATGTGCCGCAaagatgacgtatttttgtaggccaacccggaaGTGAACAAGACACTGGTTCCCTTGCTTAAAGCTCATTccttttggattatcgcaaaaaagATTTATGACACTAACACGTTTTTTTCTAACAAGTTATTCTTCACAGATGAATAAAAATCGTATGAAATCTGAAGTGTAAATGCGTTTTctagaaatataaaaagacGAATTTTACTTCCAGGTCAGTTTTATCTCTGCCGCACTCCACGGCATTTTACAtttgacttttttaaaaaccatttaAACACGACGGgagaaataaatgtataaacacttTATGTTAAAGAGACATTTTTGTAAACCTGACAATAACTGTGTAAAGAGTTTTGGCAAAGTTTGACACAAAAAAGCAGAAAGCTCAGATTAAATTGGTTTATTCTTGACCTTATACCGACATTTTCCATTTATCAACcatttattgctttattaatataaatttatatttaaggaataattgggaaaatttcaaattctgttatGAAAAAGCATTGTTAATATGGATAAAAAAGAAAACCTTatcaaaaaatgtttacagCATATTTTTAGTAAACTATATGTTTTCCATTTGAAtgttatttcatattttatgtaAGACATGTTTATTTAAGAGCCATTCTGATAGTGTAATTCAGATGACTTGATGTCACTCCAGTGAAAGTCCAGAAGTGATAGTAGGTATGAATAATTCAGTAAAGCTCCCTCATCATGTGTCAATATCCCGTCTCTATGTGTGGCTTTACATGCTTTTATGTATAAATTGTAATACTTTTTCTTTTggaaaattgtgtgaaaaataaatctaaatgtttaataacagtaatattcCATTCTTTAATAAAGGAATAAGTTTAATTCTTTTTGCACTTTTATTTGACCCACACATCACAATTTCACCATCTTCTTGGAAGACAACAACATTTCTTTCCctaattgtttttattgtttggcCAAAAAAGGGCGTTGGTCCTAAAGCAAAGCCGTACAGCACAGATATCACAAGAATCATTACAAACAATGAAAGAGGAAAATTCACAATCACTTACAAAACCAACTGTCTATGTCAGATCCCACATTCTTGAACTTGGCCAATAGCTGCTATTAAATCTGACACTAAAGTTAGATGACTTTAAGACTGTGAGCAGCAAACATTACAGATGCCAGGTTAAACACCATGACTTAAGACTGTTCCAAGTACATAAATTAGTACCAATATGACCAACACAATGTGTCAGAGGATAATTGCTTCAAATGTCAATGCTACAATGGCCAATGAACTCCCAATGATGGCAGTCAATGCTTGATGCAATGATGTGTGCATGTACATTGTTAATCAtggaaacaacaacaacaacatttagATAATTACTAGAATAAAAGGTCTGCATAAACTGCATAGTAAAGAAACATGCATTGCATTAAGTGAGTTTAGGGTAAATTAAGCAGCGACAAAATAACTATTACTGGAATTATTGTCTTTAGATCAGCCTAAAATTAAAGCCCAAACCTCAACCACTGACAATAATTACAGTTACCAAATAATCTTGtatgtaaaacattttgatgTCTTATGTTAATGAGAACTGGAGTGGGCGGGGCTGAAGTGACATGGAAATTATGTCACAATGCAAATGATATTACTGATCTTAAATACTGCTTCATTTTCTTTATCCAatcatatatttttcttttgatCCCAGAGTGAAATGTGACCTGGACACTGTAGACTGCTGTATCATTTTTCCATCAAAAGACAAGACGAATATGCTCATATGGAGAACACATCTGTACAGAAATGTATTGGCACAGTTATATGCAACGAAACACTTTCATTTCCTGAATCTATGAATGTTTAATGCAAACCTTTTTCAAACAGAATACCTGTGGCTTGAACACTGCTAAACAAAACAATGCAATGCAGTGTGCCTGATATAAAATCTATTATAACTTATTCACATTATGATGAAAATTAAGAGCTGATGTTTTAAAGGTACCAACACACCAATTAAATCTCAGCCCACCAACAATTAACCATTTTATCAGTACTAAGGATGGGAATGTAAAGGTCAATAAAAcctttagtttttgtttttttggtcCTTGAAATTCTTGGACTGTGGATTAGTTCAATCTGGAATAAACATGAGGTTACGACCCAGATTAGTTGACCTAATTACATCAAAGTTCTCAGATGCAAACAAAATTAAGACTAAAATAGTGGCTTTTATGCATCTATGCGAATACAAAAACAGGACAATTTAAACAAAAGCAAATATGTGTGACCGTGTCTAAAATGATTAGGGGTAAACAGGGTGGGTGTGTGCTTTTCGGTTGATTGTGTTTGGCATGTGGCATGGCAGCGATACATATGAAGGCAGGTACCACCAGCAGAGCAGAGGGCAACAGGTAGGCCTCCCTTTGGTAACGTGTACGGGGAAAGGAAGAAGGTGTCGGATGCTACCAGGTTTGGCTTTTATGCAATCTTTAGAAACTGTTCCACTGTGTCGTCCTCCACGGCATCAGAAAACATTTCGTAGTTCTAAAACAAAGGACagcaaacacagacacacacacacatacacaccataTTAGTTCAGTAAGAATATCTATGTGGTTTTAGGTTTGTTATTGAATTTTTCAATTCATAAAAAAAAgttcataaaaataaagcatttcaattactgactttgaaacttttcattgccattaaagtgaaatgactgAACTATACCACAGTATTGTTCATGTGGGCATCACAAGTATTTTCTTACATTAAatcattatattataattatggtaattgtttaattgtttgaaATTACAAGGTTAACAGGTGTTTTTGGTGTAAGATCAATTTCTCTTTAGTATTCTTGCTACAAACTGCATTTTTcgacttttatttttttcattcatACTCAAAAGGTTAAAGTTCGGTATTCATGGAGAATCTCCTCTGCGTGGTCGGGTTACGTTTCTTCATGTTGTAAACTCCAGGCTTTTTTACTGTATATGGGTGTAATATTCAAATTACACCGTCATAACATATTTACACACGGATCTGTCATTGTTTGCATGTTAGGTTAATAAATTAGGCCCATTGTATATAATTCATGTCACAGACACCCAAACAATCTCACAGGCACAACGATAAAAGATTTCATCATTAAAGGAAGCATAAATTAATCTTCAGGTTATAAACTCTCTCTTATATTGATTCCTCATTTCATGACCCCATTAATGCAACATAGGAATCTCTAATCGTTTTCATGTCATGAACAAATAAATTTGTTCTCATAACACAATGTGTCAGTCTGAATATATACAGGACAGAGTACAATATACAAGAGGTGCATGAAATTTAGTAAATACTAAATTGAATTAAACTTGTTTTTCACACAAAGCTTTGATATTTTTTCAGTAACTTTGTAAATACTTGCATTATGTTTTCACtaatgtttaaaggggacatatcatgaaaatcttattatttttattattattattattatttttacagtctagGTAAAGTTTCAAAGGTAAACTCTCCTAAAAGGTTCTCCTTACCCCACAATACTGGTCCTCATTGAATATTTGAGGCGGGATTGCCGTGGGGTTACCCGATTTACTCCTCATTTCATCCCGAACTGCACCGCCCACCGAGATGTCAATCAACTCGTACTTGATGCTCTTACTGTCCAGAATACGCATCACCTCAGCCTGCTGAGACTTCACCTGAAAAACAAGCAAATCTCTAAGGTCAAGCACAAGAAGCTGCACAAGTCTCTTTCCCAGGTCATTATTGTGGATATAAACAGAAAGATATAGTTCCCTTTATAACTACCGCTTTAAATGGAGAGAGGACAAAGGTCTAATGATTAAgcctaataaaaacattacaaaagaCAATTGTGACAAAACCTTTACAGTAATTTTCCATTTATTTAACTTCCTGAAAAGGCCCATGATGATGTGATAACATTGTGGAGGATGTTCTTATGCATTAGTCATATaggaaatgtatttaatacagATAAAAATAGCACACATGCCACATCACCATATAAAGTCAAATATTATGGGTTCAAATTAAAAAGGTGTACTTTGACTTTAAAAGTGAGTAGTTCACCATAAAGTTGTGAGTTGATGATTAATAATGAGAGGACTGTAACAGGAAGTTCTGCAGAAAGCAACTTTTGGAAAGTCTGTTAAAAACTAATGCACACTAAATTAACTTAGCAATGAACATTAAGGCAATAAAAGGTAAATTAAATTAACAAAGTTTCTAGAAGCTCACTTAATATTGATAATTGTTACTTATTAAACCCAATCCAATTCTGCTGCTAGCGCATGAACTTCTGGTCTGCTGATTCACAGCATCAAGGCATCTGAAACATGCAGCAACTCGAATAAACACTGTTGCTCAACTGACGCGTAACCTTACTAGTTTTATGCCAGATATGAGCTTGCATGCCAAAGCATTTATATAAAGTTAACCATAGCAGCACGGGTGCGAGtgcaattacatttattttaacaggAAAGGCAAAAAAGAGACAACATGACTTCCGCTCTCGATGTAAGTTAATGCGAGTTTTTCTCTCTCACTCGATGATTAAAACTGCGTCTTGCTAAACAACTACAACACCCGCTGTAAGCGATTGCTACAACAATGTCACAGTTATGCATCTATGAGCGTTCTTGTTGCTTAAATCCAGTTAACTTAGCTGTGATGTTAAGAGAGCAGTTGGGTGTGTCCTCAAGCATAATCCTCCATTTCACATGTATTTCATCGGGCAGTGTTCAGATGCTACGCtttaattttaagttgaaatggTTTATTCTCACCTCCCTTGATGCAGTAACGGTGGTGTAGTAGAGTTTGATGCCCATGATGGATGATGTTCGTAATGTCTCTTCGTGAATATGAACGCGAGCAGTTCCCTGTTCTCTTGTTCTTGCAGCTCACCGTTGAGACCGCTATGCAcacatttaaagagacagtcaCTTATTTTTGCATAAGGAACTGCTATTTGCTCAGTGCTGCAACAAGgaaccttttgtttaaaattaactTACCCCTAGCGTCTCCTTATCCCGATTCGCAAAAGTATAATAATATTGATACTTACAAAAGATTGCACGTTTAAGTAATTGCTGTCAAATAAGTAATATTCTGTAAACttaggttttaaataaacactaaaaatactagagctgggcatagattaatctagaatAATctgatacaaaataaaagtaatttttttgcataacatatgagtttgtgctgtgtgtaattattatgtataaatacacacacattcatgtatgtatttaagaaacttacatatatatatatatgtatatatgtgtgtgtgtgtgtgtgtgtgtgtgtgtgtttgtgtgtttaaatatacataatatttacacacattacaaactcatatattgtgcaaaaaataacttttattttgtatgagattattctagattaatctatgcccaaccctaaaaaatacatttataagaATATAAATAGTACAATACAGTTGTATGCACATTAAATCCACCAAACTTTATGAAGACGCTGTCAAACACAGAACGTTCCCCTaatgttagtttttggttccctgttggttattttttggaaaCCAAATAATAACGTTCTGAGCACGTTCTTTTTAGGTTATATTTTTTGCAACCATAAGATAACGTTCCCATAATTAGGATATTTATAAGACAATCCTAACGGAATCCTAAAGGAACATTCCAAAATATGCTGGACATTTTAATTGGATTCCTGTACAGGATTCTTATTGGAATCCTTTTGGATTTTTTGACAAGGGTTTTATTAACCATAAAATTTTCTCatataacgttgcagggtggtatT from Misgurnus anguillicaudatus chromosome 20, ASM2758022v2, whole genome shotgun sequence includes the following:
- the sh3bgrl3 gene encoding SH3 domain-binding glutamic acid-rich-like protein 3; the protein is MGIKLYYTTVTASREVKSQQAEVMRILDSKSIKYELIDISVGGAVRDEMRSKSGNPTAIPPQIFNEDQYCGNYEMFSDAVEDDTVEQFLKIA
- the trnau1apa gene encoding tRNA selenocysteine 1-associated protein 1, with protein sequence MSSLWMGNLEPYMTEEFISRAFAQMGETVLRVRIIRDKVTGKPAGYGFVDLVDETAVERCLRKVNGKSLPGATPSKRFKLSRANYGKHGESRSTFSLFVSDLTADVDDGMLYEFFHYHFSSCCGGKIIRDGDGYSKCCGFVSFESERDQRRALADLQGAVGLGKKTLRLSLATNKLKKVSTERQNWQFHAENGNSHNLYLNQYYYPQYLNHSSTYDWNHDINYINYSQNITQDYEEMEDDHLEYPDSELNVMEANQRFMEQSEEFYSALIGCFFQPPESWDGVTCSVMCYLPEPIYQYEEMD